The following proteins are encoded in a genomic region of Brachypodium distachyon strain Bd21 chromosome 1, Brachypodium_distachyon_v3.0, whole genome shotgun sequence:
- the LOC100821848 gene encoding U3 small nucleolar RNA-associated protein 6 homolog, whose translation MADAVQYRLERMADELDDLERRGLFTDAELAEVVRRRRDFEFRLRRHSPLKADFLDYIAYLLRVDALRGLRKRAIIRATPDPADDANNSDDDEDQEDGATKKRKRRKNKKKWAKSVSDYAAVLRVLDVYRTATVRFKGDLDLWFQYLEFCRQKRHGRMKQVLAQAIRYHPKVPGLWIYAAAWEFDQNLNVAAARALMQSGLRSCPESEDMWIEYLRMELTYLNKLKARKVALGENVKTLEKDSDDAGHWKEENKELFMSLNEQGGSPDESGLQGVALEEKEDLFWQQGLLIIRTIYHGAMEALPSSITLRKKILEILNSVELAHSEDLRLEVMNDLKKDFSHSEDYWDWFARLQLSDSTYSSTSNEKEALSNKLDKSIQVYDEAVRKLPTSKMYSMYAKFWLGVLFSDREDSISLFHDAEFDASEYTSSVLKVFKNAESCGCLTEDLACQYVSLCLKLGRLEEAPERLEEAKNLAEKLCNGPLSKAANLWNLRASLEINSLATATGSLSFSEENLSSLFDLFNAVLLKLSIAEAEGLWHTAMKLFSHDKRFFKKLVKSAMLSLSSAGGSDCGASVSSAIVGWVSQKDGIKQARKMYKRFLALPRPSLKFFQFCIELEANLASLGIDDAIANARKLYDSAINFYPQEREVWRNYYNMELKVGTSETADAIYWRARKVLDDSTAITVPRS comes from the exons ATGGCGGATGCGGTGCAGTACCGCCTGGAGCGGATGGCGGACGAGCTGGACGACCTGGAGCGGAGGGGCCTCTTCACCGACGCCGAGCTGGCCGAGgtggtccgccgccgccgcgacttCGAgttccgcctccgccgccactcccCGCTCAAGGCCGACTTCCTCGACTACATCGCCTACCTGCTCCGCGTCGACGCGCTCCGCGGCCTCCGCAAGCGCGCCATCATCCGCGCCACCCCGGACCCTGCCGACGACGCAAACAACTCCGACGATGATGAAGATCAGGAGGACGGTGcaacgaagaagaggaagaggcggaAGAATAAGAAGAAGTGGGCCAAGTCCGTCTCCGACtacgccgccgtcctccgcgTCCTCGACGTCTACAGGACGGCCACCGTCAGGTTCAAGGGCGACCTCGACCTCTGGTTCCAGTACCTCGAGTTCTGCCGCCAGAAGCGCCACGGAAGGATGAAGCAG GTTCTGGCACAAGCTATTCGCTACCATCCCAAGGTTCCTGGGCTTTGGATCTATGCAGCAGCATGGGAATTTGACCAGAACTTGAATGTTGCTGCAGCGCGTGCACTTATGCAGAGTGGTCTCAGATCTTGTCCAGAATCAGAGGATATGTGGATTGAGTATCTTCGCATGGAGCTTACCTATCTTAACAAGCTTAAGGCTCGAAAGGTAGCCCTTGGAGAGAACGTGAAGACACTGGAGAAAGACAGTGATGATGCGGGTCACTGGAAAGAGGAAAACAAAGAGCTGTTCATGTCACTTAATGAACAAGGCGGGAGTCCTGATGAGTCTGGTTTGCAGGGAGTTGCtctggaggagaaggaagatcTATTTTGGCAACAAGGGCTGCTAATCATTCGCACAATATATCATGGTGCTATGGAAGCTCTTCCGTCAAGCATAACCTTGAGGAAGAAAATTTTGGAGATATTAAATAGTGTTGAGCTGGCACATTCTGAAGACCTGAGATTAGAGGTCATGAATGACCTGAAAAAAGATTTCTCTCATAGTGAGGACTACTGGGATTGGTTTGCTAGGCTTCAGCTTAGTGACTCCACTTATTCCAGTACTTCAAATGAAAAGGAAGCTTTGTCAAATAAGTTGGACAAATCAATTCAG GTGTATGATGAAGCTGTCAGAAAGTTGCCTACCTCCAAGATGTACTCCATGTACGCAAAATTTTGGTTGGGTGTTCTGTTCTCTGACAGAGAGGATTCTATCTCATTATTCCATGATGCTGAATTTGATGCTTCGGAATACACTTCATCTGTACTGAAAGTTTTTAAGAATGCTGAATCGTGTGGATGTCTCACTGAGGATCTTGCCTGCCAATATGTCTCTCTTTGTTTGAAACTAGGACGATTAGAGGAAGCACCTGAAAGATTGGAAGAAGCTAAGAATCTTGCAGAAAAACTCTGCAATGGTCCTCTTTCAAAGGCTGCAAATCTGTGGAACCTGAGAGCTTCTCTAGAGATAAACTCACTTGCAACTGCTACTGGCAGCCTTTCCTTTAGCGAGGAGAACTTGAGTTCTCTGTTTGATCTATTTAATGCTGTACTTCTGAAGTTGTCCATAGCCGAGGCTGAGGGACTGTGGCATACG GCCATGAAACTGTTTTCTCATGACAAGAGATTTTTCAAGAAGCTGGTGAAATCTGCAATGTTATCATTAAGTTCAGCTGGCGGTAGTGATTGCGGAGCATCAGTTTCTTCTGCCATTGTTGGATGGGTTTCGCAAAAGGATGGTATTAAGCAAGCTAGGAAGATGTACAAGAG ATTCTTGGCTTTACCGCGCCCCAGTCTTAAATTCTTCCAGTTCTGCATAGAGCTGGAAGCTAACCTTGCATCCCTGGGAATCGACGATGCCATTGCAAATGCGCGCAAGCTGTATGATTCAGCAATCAACTTCTATCCCCAAGAAAGAGAAGTATGGAGAAACTACTACAACATGGAGTTAAAG GTGGGAACATCAGAAACGGCAGATGCTATCTACTGGCGCGCTCGCAAGGTGCTTGATGACTCCACTGCAAT
- the LOC100822470 gene encoding sugar transport protein MST3, with translation MAGGAMVNSAGGKDYPGGLTLFVFFTCVVAATGGLIFGYDIGISGGVTSMNPFLKKFFPEVYEKKQSATGTNQYCKYDNQLLQTFTSSLYLAALVASFFAATVTRVMGRKWSMFAGGLTFLVGAALNGAAENIAMLIIGRILLGVGVGFANQSVPVYLSEMAPARLRGMLNIGFQLMITIGILAAALINYGTNKIKSGYGWRVSLALAAVPAGIITLGSLFLPDTPNSLIERGHPESARAMLARIRGADVDISAEYGDLVVASEESKLVTHPWRNILERRYRAQLTMAIAIPFFQQLTGINVIMFYAPVLFETLGFKGDGALMSAVITGLVNVFATLVSVFTVDRLGRRKLFLQGGSQMLLSQLVVGTLIAVRFGTSGVGEMPKGYAAAVVLFICVYVAGFAWSWGPLGWLVPSEIFPLEIRPAGQSINVSVNMLFTFVIAQAFLTMLCHLKFGLFYFFAGWVVIMTVFIALFLPETKNVPIEEMVLVWKGHWFWKRFIADEDVHVPAAAAAKGAATA, from the exons atggccggcggcgccatggtGAACTCTGCCGGGGGCAAGGACTACCCCGGCGGGCTCAccctcttcgtcttcttcacctgcgtcgtcgccgccaccggcggtCTCATCTTCGGCTACGACATCGGCATCTCAG GGGGTGTGACGTCGATGAACCCGTTCCTGAAGAAGTTCTTCCCGGAGGTGTACGAGAAGAAGCAGTCGGCCACGGGGACGAACCAGTACTGCAAGTACGACAACCAGCTGCTGCAGACCTTCACGTCTTCGCTCTACCtggcggcgctcgtcgcctccttcttcgccgccaccgtcacCCGCGTCATGGGCCGCAAGTGGTCCATGTTCGCCGGCGGGCTCACCTTCCTTGTCGGCGCCGCCCTCAACGGCGCCGCCGAGAACATCGCCATGCTCATCATCGGCCGCATcctcctcggcgtcggcgtcggatTCGCCAATCAG TCAGTGCCGGTGTACCTGTCGGAGATGGCCCCGGCGCGGCTCCGTGGGATGCTCAACATCGGCTTCCAGCTGATGATCACCATCGGCATCCTGGCCGCGGCTCTGATCAACTACGGGACGAACAAGATCAAGTCCGGCTACGGCTGGCGAGTGAGCCTGGCTCTAGCCGCTGTCCCAGCCGGGATCATCACGCTCGGCTCGCTCTTCCTCCCGGACACCCCCAACTCCCTGATCGAGCGGGGCCACCCGGAGTCGGCCCGCGCCATGCTGGCGCGCATCCGTGGCGCCGACGTGGACATCTCGGCCGAGTACGGCGACCTGGTGGTCGCCAGCGAGGAGTCCAAGCTGGTGACTCACCCGTGGCGGAACATTTTGGAGCGCAGGTACCGGGCCCAGCTGACGATGGCCATCGCCATCCCCTTCTTCCAGCAGCTGACGGGGATCAACGTCATCATGTTCTACGCCCCGGTGCTCTTCGAGACCCTAGGGTTCAAGGGCGACGGGGCGCTCATGTCGGCGGTGATCACCGGCCTCGTCAACGTGTTCGCCACGCTGGTGTCGGTGTTCACCGTCGACCGGCTGGGGCGGCGGAAGCTGTTCCTGCAGGGTGGGTCCCAGATGCTGCTGAGCCAGCTCGTCGTCGGCACCCTCATCGCCGTCCGGTTCGGGAccagcggcgtcggcgagATGCCCAAAGGgtacgcggcggcggtggtgctcTTCATCTGCGTCTACGTGGCGGGATTCGCGTGGTCGTGGGGCCCGCTCGGGTGGCTGGTGCCGAGCGAGATCTTCCCGTTGGAGATCCGGCCGGCGGGGCAGAGCATCAACGTGTCGGTCAACATGCTCTTCACCTTCGTCATTGCGCAGGCGTTCCTGACGATGCTGTGCCATCTCAAGTTTGGGCTCTTCTACTTCTTTGCTGGCTGGGTGGTCATCATGACGGTCTTCATCGCGCTCTTCTTGCCGGAGACCAAGAACGTGCCCATTGAGGAGATGGTGCTTGTCTGGAAGGGCCACTGGTTCTGGAAACGCTTCATTGCAGATGAGGACGTCCATGtccccgctgctgctgctgccaagggcgccgccactgcatag
- the LOC100822782 gene encoding uncharacterized protein LOC100822782: MVRFFCFSSSATQHKVKECFLLSDETKMATSKKDSRDQSVKFAAGSASLNQMTDENNQSAASGQYDIDSSSQQESRRSEDWNRHACSDDDKEEKVRHIPKSQSLGNMLQKDYDHHGSEGTECDVILESSFKSNTDFAESTNLRSKENAFDASSDLMSHGVYEPSVDHAVDSDRRHMSCDRSKFLRSQSAIFQIESTSDVEGSVDSERLGPRCRSFEGLCSLDGEKVGSLSGDETNRSKSNLDEALGLDDCSGGRSDAAEGGQRSSASLDEKFIRDGMPSHEYWDGKYNTGDNSADPVAPCCADAGHGCHHSGKDIGLNRAIDQGREERLWNRDRALHHESLGIDMLNLKNLSASKDISEEAEHNGTGMNGSQQLDEDPDELSPRTYSFKRIEDWISQIDLDSDIIVEEQGESSSSASTKYIESPTSAHAVRPDAKSPLGMEIAYTYISKLTPVSSSAQLENLGLVAIPRLSAFSGLRLLNLSGNSIVRVTAGSLPKGLHMLSLSKNNISIIEGLRDLTRLRLLDISYNRISRIGHGLSSCSSLKELYLSGNKISEVDGLHRLLKLKVLDLRHNKISTSKGLGQLAANYNSLEAINLDGNPAQKNVGDQHLKKYLLGLLPNLALYNKHPVRATGSKEVSDRHSHKISCSHRSERSSRSDRKSSRLAPATSSRHARTSSSSLKQSRSRNMPAPVLVSRPVEHVGAVDSAMQIQIEGQSQ, from the exons ATGGTTAGGTTTTTCTGCTTTTCATCTTCTGCTACACAACACAAAGTGAAG GAGTGCTTTCTGCTGTCTGACGAAACCAAGATGGCCACTTCAAAGAAAGATTCTCGGGATCAAAGCGTGAAGTTCGCTGCTGGATCAGCGAGTCTGAACCAGATGACAGATGAAAACAACCAATCAGCTGCTAGTGGGCAGTATGATATTGATTCATCGTCTCAGCAAGAATCCAGGAGATCTGAGGACTGGAATAGGCATGCATGCTCTGATGATGACAAGGAGGAGAAGGTTCGGCACATACCGAAGAGCCAGTCTCTTGGAAACATGCTTCAAAAGGATTATGACCATCATGGTAGTGAAGGTACTGAATGTGATGTTATACTGGAGTCTAGTTTCAAGAGCAATACAGATTTTGCAGAATCGACTAACTTGCGGAGCAAGGAGAATGCTTTTGATGCCTCATCTGACCTAATGAGCCATGGTGTTTATGAACCTTCAGTTGACCATGCTGTTGACTCTGACAGGCGTCACATGTCTTGTGACCGAAGCAAATTTCTAAGATCACAGTCTGCTATATTTCAGATTGAATCCACTAGTGATGTAGAAGGTTCTGTTGATTCTGAGAGACTAGGCCCCCGCTGCAGATCTTTCGAGGGTCTATGTTCGCTGGACGGTGAAAAGGTTGGTTCCTTGAGTGGCGATGAAACGAATCGCTCTAAATCAAATTTGGATGAAGCTTTAGGCTTGGATGATTGCTCAGGAGGTCGCTCTGATGCTGCTGAAGGGGGTCAGCGGTCCTCTGCAAGTTTAGACGAAAAATTTATCAGGGATGGGATGCCAAGTCATGAATACTGGGATGGCAAATATAATACTGGTGACAACTCAGCTGATCCAGTTGCCCCATGCTGTGCTGATGCAGGGCATGGTTGTCACCATTCCGGCAAGGATATTGGGCTCAATAGAGCTATAGATCAAGGCAGAGAAGAGAGGTTGTGGAACAGAGATAGAGCTCTCCACCACGAGTCACTTGGCATTGACATGCTTAATTTGAAGAACCTGTCTGCCTCGAAGGATATTAGTGAAGAAGCTGAGCACAATGGAACTGGAATGAATGGCAGTCAGCAGTTAGATGAGGACCCGGATGAACTTTCTCCAAGAACTTACAGCTTTAAAAGGATTGAGGATTGGATCAGCCAAATTGATTTGGACAGTGATATCATTGTGGAGGAGCAGGGCGAAAGTTCAAGTTCTGCATCGACAAAATATATCGAGTCGCCGACTAGTGCTCATGCTGTGCGTCCTGATGCTAAAAGTCCTCTTGGCATGGAGATTGCTTACACTTACATTTCAAAATTGACCCCTGTTTCTTCATCTGCACAATTGGAAAATCTTGGTTTGGTTGCAATTCCAAGACTGAGCGCCTTCTCTGGCCTACGGCTATTGAACTTATCAGGGAACTCAATTG TGCGGGTAACTGCAGGATCTCTTCCGAAAGGTCTTCACATGTTAAGCTTGTCGAAGAATAATATCTCAATTATCGAAGGCCTTAGAGACCTGACACGCTTGCGTTTGCTGGACATCAGCTACAATAGGATCTCCAGAATTGGCCATG GTTTGTCCTCCTGTTCTTCTCTGAAGGAGTTATATCTGTCGGGTAACAAGATCAGTGAGGTAGATGGCCTTCACCGCCTTCTGAAGCTGAAGGTGCTGGACTTGCGCCACAACAAGATCTCTACATCCAAGGGGCTTGGCCAGCTAGCTGCAAACTACAATTCTCTAGAAGCTATCAACCTAGATGGCAACCCAGCACAGAAGAATGTAGGTGACCAGCACCTGAAGAAGTATCTGTTAGGCCTGTTGCCAAACCTTGCTTTGTACAACAAGCATCCTGTAAGAGCAACCGGCTCGAAAGAGGTCTCGGACCGTCACTCGCACAAGATCTCTTGTTCCCACCGTTCCGAGCGCAGCTCCAGATCGGACCGCAAATCTTCCAGGTTGGCGCCTGCCACATCTTCCCGGCACGCCCGCACCTCAAGCTCTTCGCTGAAGCAGTCAAGGAGCCGGAACATGCCCGCGCCAGTGCTGGTGTCTAGACCAGTGGAACACGTGGGCGCTGTGGATTCGGCGATGCAAATCCAGATCGAGGGGCAGTCGCAGTGA
- the LOC100832004 gene encoding NAD(P)H dehydrogenase (quinone) FQR1, translating to MAMHLISYIYLPTFSFFLHQNTHRRLVATSQEAEQFSNQIINKSNPTLQLAKDLSAMAATKIYIVYYSTWGHVATLAEEIKKGADTIPGVQATIWRVPETLPESVLSKMQAAPARENHGVITASQLADADGILFGFPTRFGMMAAQMKAFFDATGGLWHAGALAGKPAGFFFASGTQGGGQETTALTAVTQLAHHGMVFVPVGYTHGAGMFAMDEVKGGSPYGAGTFAGTDGSRVPSEAELALAEHQGKYFAGVAKKLKAVV from the exons ATGGCCATGCATCTCATCTCCTATATATACCTGCCCACGTtcagcttcttcctccaccaAAACACACATCGTCGGCTCGTCGCAACAAGTCAAGAAGCAGAGCAATTCAGTAACCAAATCATCAACAAGAGCAACCCAACTCTTCAGCTAGCTAAAGATCTCTCGGCAATGGCGGCGACCAAGATCTACATCGT GTACTACTCGACCTGGGGCCACGTGGCGACGCTAGCGGAGGAGATCAAGAAGGGCGCGGACACCATTCCCGGCGTCCAGGCCACCATCTGGCGAGTCCCGGAGACGCTTCCAGAATCCGTCCTCTCAAAGAtgcaggcggcgccggcgagggagAACCACGGCGTGATCACGGCGAGTCAGCTTGCCGACGCGGACGGGATCCTGTTCGGGTTCCCGACGCGGTTCGGGATGATGGCGGCGCAGATGAAGGCCTTCTTCGACGCCACGGGCGGGCTCTGGCACGCGGGCGCCCTGGCCGGCAAGCCCGCGGGGTTCTTCTTCGCCTCCGGCACCCagggcggcggccaggagACCACCGCGCTCACCGCCGTCACGCAGCTGGCTCACCATGGGATGGTGTTTGTGCCTGTTGGGTACACGCATGGAGCTGGGATGTTCGCCATGGATGAGGTTAAAGGTGGGAGCCCATATGGGGCTGGGACCTTCGCCGGCACCGACGGGAGCAGAGTGCCCTCTGAGGCCGAGCTCGCGTTGGCGGAGCACCAGGGGAAGTACTTTGCCGGCGTCGCCAAGAAGCTCAAGGCCGTCGTCTGA
- the LOC100823095 gene encoding quinone-oxidoreductase QR2 codes for MATKIYIVYYSTWGHVATLAEEIKKGADSISGVEATIWRVPETLPESVLSKMQAAPAREDHGVITASDLADADGILFGFPTRFGMMAAQMKAFFDATGGLWHTGALAGKPAGFFFASGTQGGGQETTALTAVTQLAHHGMVFVPVGYTHGAGMFAMDEVKGGSPYGAGTFAGADGSRVPSEAELALAEHQGKYFAGVAKKLKAV; via the exons ATGGCGACCAAGATCTACATCGT GTACTACTCGACCTGGGGCCACGTGGCGACGCTAGCGGAGGAGATCAAGAAGGGCGCCGACTCCATTTCCGGCGTGGAAGCCACCATCTGGCGAGTCCCAGAGACGCTGCCGGAGTCCGTCCTGTCAAAGATGCAggcagcgccggcgcgggAGGACCACGGCGTGATCACGGCGAGCGACCTGGCGGACGCCGACGGGATCCTGTTCGGGTTCCCGACGCGGTTCGGGATGATGGCGGCGCAGATGAAGGCCTTCTTCGACGCCACGGGCGGGCTGTGGCACACGGGCGCCCTGGCCGGGAAGCCCGCGGGGTTCTTCTTCGCCTCCGGCACCCagggcggcggccaggagACCACGGCGCTCACCGCCGTCACGCAGCTCGCGCACCATGGGATGGTGTTCGTCCCCGTTGGGTACACGCATGGCGCCGGGATGTTCGCCATGGATGAGGTCAAAGGGGGGAGCCCATACGGGGCTGGGACgttcgccggcgccgacgggagCAGAGTGCCCTCTGAGGCCGAGCTCGCCTTGGCGGAGCACCAGGGGAAGTACTTCGCCGGCGTCGCCAAGAAGCTCAAGGCCGTCTGA
- the LOC100823404 gene encoding uncharacterized protein LOC100823404 produces MGSDKQSGSPLLGTLKVGGRVRTILTHTYPYPHEHSRHIMTAVIIGCLFFISSDNMHTLIHKLDNNIKWWSMYVCLIGFFYFFSSPFLGRTIQPSYSNFNRWYVAWICFASLYHLPSFQSMGVDMRMNLSLFLTIYFSSVLFILAFHIIFIGLWYIGLVARMAGTRPGIWTIIQNCTVISIACCVFYSHCGNLAVHKSESFARNSDPSLLAFLKNENGTTWISNFLFMNELKDQICSSWFAPVGSASDYPLLSKWVIYGELVCSGSCAGPSDEISPLYSLWATFVGLYIANFVVERSTGWALTHLSPVSEEEKLKKHMKPDFLDMVPWYSGTSADLFKTAFDLMVSVTLFVGRFDMRMMQAAMKNTDETQNEDLLYDYFHGKEDLWFDFVADTGDGGNSSYTVARLLAQPSIQTVIGGSMHTLPRGKLLVIGGDLAYPNPSSFTYERRFFCPFEYAMQPPHWYKAEHIALDKPEVPPGVSKMKEYNGPQCFIIPGNHDWFDGLHTFMRYICHKSWLGGWILPQKKSYFALQLPKGWWIFGLDLALHGDIDVYQFKFFAELCQNKVGENDSVIIVTHEPNWLLDWYWKETTGKNVSHLIQDYLHGRCKLRMAGDLHHFMRHSATQSDKPTFVQHLLVNGCGGAFLHPTHVFKNFERFSGATYECKAAYPSYDESSGIALGNILKFRKKNWQFDIIGGFIYFILVFSMFPQCNLVHILNEETWYGRLQSFSSTIWSALLYIFEHSYVSSVGSLTLLMASYSFVPSKLTRKKRAIIGGLHVLAHLTAALLLMLLMELGIEVCIRNHLLATSGYHPLYDWYRSMESEHFPDPTGLRARLEQWTLGLYPACIKYLMSAFDVPEIMAVTRINICKNGMMSLSRSVLIMYYTSVFIYFWIFSTPVVSLIFGSYLYICINWFHIHFDEAFSSLRIANYKSFTRFHIKKDGDLEIFTLAVDKVPKDWKLDPKWEAEERGPHQLSHDRRYPSKWRSASSPDPVRSVRVVDHFTITRTRAPDPETSC; encoded by the exons ATGGGTTCAGACAAGCAGAGCGGTAGCCCGCTCTTGGGCACCCTAAAAGTGGGAGGGAGGGTTCGGACGATCCTAACACATACTTATCCATATCCTCATGAACACTCGAGGCATATCATGACCGCGGTGATAATTGGGTGCCTATTTTTCATCTCTTCTGACAATATGCATACTCTCATACATAAACTGGACAACAATATCAAGTGGTGGTCCATGTATGTTTGCCTGATTGGTTTCTTCTATTTCTTTTCATCTCCTTTCCTTGGAAGAACGATTCAGCCGAGTTACTCAAATTTCAACCGATG GTACGTCGCTTGGATTTGCTTTGCATCCCTGTATCATCTCCCCAGCTTCCAGTCAATGGGAGTCGATATGCGCATGAACCTTTCACTTTTTTTGACAATATATTTCTCCTCTGTCCTTTTTATCCTCGCCTTTCACATCATATTTATTGGTCTCTGGTACATTGGACTGGTCGCTCGCATGGCAGGAACAAGACCAGGAATATGGACTATAATACAGAACTGCACT GTCATCAGTATTGCTTGCTGTGTATTCTACAGTCACTGCGGGAATCTTGCTGTGCACAAAAGCGAATCTTTTGCCAGGAATTCTGATCCAAGTTTGCTTGCTTTTCTTAAGAATGAAAATGGAACCACATGGATATCGAATTTTCTCTTTATGAATGAGTTAAAAGATCAGATATGTTCATCTTGGTTTGCTCCAGTTGGATCTGCTAGTGATTACCCTCTTCTGTCCAAGTGGGTTATATATGGGGAG TTAGTTTGCAGTGGATCCTGTGCTGGCCCATCGGACGAAATATCTCCTTTGTACTCACTGTGGGCTACATTTGTTGGCCTTTATATTGCCAACTTTGTTGTGGAGAGATCAACTGG ATGGGCTCTTACTCACTTGTCACCAGTATCAGAGGAAGAGAAGCTTAAAAAACATATGAAACCAGATTTCCTGGATATGGTACCTTGGTACTCAGG GACATCAGCTGATTTATTCAAGACAGCGTTTGATCTAATGGTCTCTGTAACTCTTTTTGTTGGGCGATTTGACATGCGCATGATGCAG GCTGCAATGAAAAATACAGATGAGACTCAGAATGAAGACCTCTTGTATGACTACTTCCATGGAAAAGAAGACCTTTGGTTTGACTTTGTTGCAGACACTGGTGATGGTGGAAATTCATCATATACAGTTGCCCGGCTTCTAGCTCAACCATCCATTCAGACTGTAATTGGGGGTTCTATGCACACTCTTCCACGTGGAAAATTGCTTGTCATTGGCGGAGATCTTGC GTATCCAAACCCTTCATCATTTACATATGAGAGACGCTTCTTTTGTCCTTTTGAGTATGCTATGCAACCTCCGCATTGGTATAAGGCTGAACATATAGCTTTGGACAAGCCTGAGGTTCCTCCAGGTGTATCAAAGATGAAAGAATACAATGGCCCCCAATGTTTCATAATTCCCGGGAACCACG ACTGGTTTGATGGGCTGCACACTTTTATGAGATATATATGTCACAAAAGCTGGTTAGGTGGATGGATTCTGCCTCAGAAGAAGAGTTATTTTGCATTGCAGCTTCCCAAGGGTTGGTGGATATTTGGTCTTGATCTAGCTCTTCATGGTGACATTGATGTATaccaatttaaatttttcGCAGAACTTTGTCAGAATAAG GTTGGAGAGAATGACTCTGTGATTATTGTGACACATGAGCCAAACTGGCTCCTTGATTGGTATTGGAAGGAGACTACAGGAAAGAATGTCTCACATTTAATTCAGGACTACCTGCATGGAAGATGTAAACTTCGCATGGCAGGGGATTTGCATCATTTTATGAGGCATTCTGCGACACAGTCAGACAAACCTACTTTTGTGCAACACTTGCTTGTCAATGGATGTGGTGGTGCCTTTCTGCACCCAACACATGTTTTCAAAAACTTCGAGAGATTCTCTGGGGCTACCTATGAGTGCAAGGCTGCTTATCCATCCTATGATGAGTCTAGTGGG ATTGCACTCGGTAACATACTGAAGTTCCGCAAGAAAAATTGGCAGTTTGACATAATTGGTGGTTTTATCTACTTCATACTGGTATTTTCAATGTTCCCGCAG TGTAATCTTGTTCACATCTTGAATGAAGAAACATGGTATGGGCGTCTGCAAAGCTTCTCAAGTACAATATGGAGTGCTTTGCTCTATATTTTTGAACACTCTTATGTCTCTTCAGTGGGAAGTCTGACTTTATTGATGGCATCATATTCATTTGTACCATCCAAActcacaaggaaaaaaagagctATTATCGGTGGCCTGCATGTTTTGGCGCATCTGACGGCAGCTCTGCTTTTAATGTTGCTCATGGAGTTGGGCATCGAAGTCTGTATACGGAATCATTTATTGGCGACTTCAG GTTATCACCCTCTATATGATTGGTATCGGTCAATGGAAAGCGAGCATTTCCCAGACCCAACTGGTCTTCGTGCTCGTTTGGAACAATGGACACTTGGACTATACCCAGCATGCATAAAATACCTTATGTCAGCCTTTGACGTCCCTGAG ATCATGGCTGTGACAAGGATCAACATTTGCAAGAACGGGATGATGTCTCTTTCTCGGAGTGTTCTGATCATGTACTACACTTCCGTATTTATCTATTTCTGGATTTTCTCAACTCCAGTTGTGTCTCTCATATTTGGTAGCTACCTATACATATGCATCAATTGGTTCCACATACACTTTGATGAGGCCTTCTCGTCTCTGCGCATCGCAAACTACAAATCATTCACAAGGTTCCACATTAAGAAGGATGGTGATCTTGAAATATTTACACTTGCAGTTGACAAG GTCCCAAAGGATTGGAAGCTGGATCCTAAGTGGGAAGCAGAGGAAAGAGGGCCGCATCAGCTCAGCCACGACCGGAGGTACCCTAGCAAGTGGAGATCAGCCTCATCACCGGACCCCGTCAGGTCGGTACGTGTCGTCGACCATTTCACCATCACAAGAACAAGAGCCCCAGATCCCGAGACCTCTTGCTGA